One Watersipora subatra chromosome 4, tzWatSuba1.1, whole genome shotgun sequence genomic window carries:
- the LOC137394794 gene encoding vesicular glutamate transporter 1-like: MDTIQGRVKEKILHPSQDLSKAVVTSVKDRLVSKKEAKPVPAKRKSRTHVKYQTLPDGKYSSTLQDDTEIKHDNEDDDGSDVEEETPSPRYYDCFDRCGKCTSKNLGYQCGLPVRYQTSLLASLGFLLSFGIRCNMGIAIIQMTQNCQFLQPLFDWSSAKQGLIESSFFWGYLITQVPGGYLSSILPANRVFGCAITISAFLNLFLPTACKLGYIAAIVVRVTQGLVEGVTYPACHGIWRFWAPPLERSRLATIAFCGSYAGAVIGLPLSSILTQYLGWESCFYFYGSLGITWGIVWWFMSFERPSKHPRISYEERTYIEESLGLADNTVIKFAHTPWSKIFTSMPVYAIIVANMCRSWTFYLLIVHQTKYFSDVFRFNIAKSGLLGSLPHLLMACVVPCGGYLADFLRRKEYLSTTAVRKIFNCGGFGLEATFLLVVGFTNSVDVAVVSLMLAVGFSGFAISGYNVNHLDIAPRYASILMGISNGFGTLSGILCPIAVAKMTENEDEVVVNEMQEMTIKADMLNKWKYVFLIAGIIHYLGIIFYGTFASGEKQEWANPKELQEEEAKDDILRYGSVRGSIHSIRGSIHSGRGSIHSTIHHQLSLKEDEESGRKQPDGSALYIPDSPGQDRTSSASDGDSTEGDESSDDDSDSSSSSGRPPYTTTVISTSH, translated from the exons ACTGGTTTCCAAGAAGGAGGCAAAACCAGTGCCAGCGAAAAGAAAATCTAGAACACACGTAAAGTACCAGACACTACCAGATGGTAAATATTCTAGCACTCTGCAAGATGATACAGAAATTAAGCATGACAATGAGGATGATGATGGGAGTGATGTTGAGGAGGAAACTCCATCACCTCGGTATTACGACTGTTTCGACAGATGTGGCAA ATGTACCTCAAAGAACCTGGGCTACCAGTGTGGACTACCAGTTCGCTATCAGACTTCACTACTAGCCAGTCTCGGCTTTCTGTTATCATTTGGCATCCGTTGCAACATGGGCATCGCCATAATTCAAATGACCCA AAATTGTCAATTTTTGCAGCCACTCTTTGACTGGAGCAGTGCTAAACAGGGATTGATAGAAAGTTCATTCTTCTGGGGATATTTAATAACTCAAGTTCCTGGAGGCTACCTCAGCAGCATCCTACCTGCCAACAG AGTATTTGGCTGCGCAATCACCATATCAGCATTCCTGAATTTGTTTCTCCCAACAGCTTGTAAACTTGGCTACATCGCGGCTATTGTTGTGAGGGTCACCCAAGGACTGGTCGAG GGAGTGACCTACCCAGCTTGTCATGGTATTTGGCGGTTTTGGGCTCCACCTTTGGAAAGATCTAGACTGGCTACCATAGCATTTTGTGGATCATACGCGGGGGCGGTAATAGGGCTTCCCCTATCCAGTATTCTTACTCAGTACTTGGGATGGGAATCTTGCTTCTATTTTTATG GTTCACTTGGAATCACCTGGGGCATCGTCTGGTGGTTCATGTCATTTGAAAGACCATCAAAACATCCGAGGATATCGTACGAGGAGAGGACATACATTGAAGAGAGCCTAGGATTGGCTGATAACACAGTCATAAAG TTTGCGCACACTCCATGGTCTAAGATCTTCACATCGATGCCCGTCTACGCCATCATTGTGGCCAACATGTGCAGAAGCTGGACTTTTTACCTGCTCATTGTTCATCAAACCAAATATTTCAGTGATGTCTTCCGCTTCAACATAGCCAAG AGTGGACTGCTAGGCTCCCTACCCCATCTGCTAATGGCCTGTGTTGTACCATGTGGCGGGTATCTGGCGGACTTTCTTCGAAGGAAAGAATACTTGTCTACAACAGCTGTTAGAAAAATATTCAACTGCGGCG GATTTGGACTCGAAGCAACTTTTCTGCTTGTGGTCGGATTTACAAATTCTGTTGACGTCGCCGTGGTTTCACTGATGCTCGCTGTAGGCTTCAGTGGCTTTGCCATTTCAG GGTACAATGTTAACCACCTAGACATTGCTCCAAGATATGCCTCAATACTCATGGGAATATCCAATGGGTTCGGGACATTGTCTGGCATCCTTTGTCCAATAGCAGTCGCAAAAATGACAGAAAATGAG GATGAGGTAGTGGTGAATGAAATGCAAGAGATGACCATCAAG GCTGATATGCTGAACAAGTGGAAATATGTATTCCTGATAGCCGGCATTATTCATTATCTTGGAATAATATTTTATGGTACATTTGCATCAGGTGAAAAGCAAGAGTGGGCAAATCCAAAAG AACTACAAGAGGAAGAAGCCAAAGATGACATTCTGCGATACGGAAGTGTTAGAGgcagcatacacagtattagAGGCAGCATACACAGTGGGAGGGGTAGCATACACAGCACCATCCATCATCAACTGTCCTTAAAAGAAGACGAAGAGAGTGGCAGAAAGCAACCAGATGGCTCAGCTTTGTACATTCCAGACAGTCCTG GCCAAGATCGCACCAGCTCAGCCAGCGATGGTGACAGCACGGAAGGAGATGAGAGCAGCGACGATGACAGCGATAGCAGCAGCTCTTCTGGACGACCACCGTACACCACAACTGTCATTTCAACAAGTCACTAG